One Bradysia coprophila strain Holo2 chromosome X unlocalized genomic scaffold, BU_Bcop_v1 contig_39, whole genome shotgun sequence genomic window carries:
- the LOC119069831 gene encoding general odorant-binding protein 19d-like — protein MNILLKVVLLVCVLKASGKPITPEEGQAMFLDILNNCKGAEGASEDDALGIMTHSIPTTKTGSCLNICVMEKTGIVKDGKFSLEGAVQIAGMGGDPQKATNIATLGAECVSLVGADRCDLGTKIMECLHKGSAALGINPATDLM, from the exons atgaaTATCCTTCTTAAAGTTGTGCTATTGGTTTGTGTGTTAAAGGCTAGTGGAAAG CCAATAACACCGGAAGAGGGTCAAGCAATGTTTCTTGATATTCTAAATAATTGTAAAGGAGCAGAAGGTGCAAGTGAAGACGATGCACTAGGTATTATGACACATTCGATTCCAACGACTAAAACCGGCAGCTGTCTAAATATTTGTGTCATGGAAAAAACTGGAATC GTAAAAGATGGCAAATTTTCGCTTGAAGGTGCTGTTCAAATTGCTGGAATGGGTGGCGATCCACAAAAAGCGACAAATATTGCCACTTTGGGGGCTGAATGTGTGTCTCTTGTTGGAGCTGATCG ctGTGACCTTGGAACAAAAATTATGGAATGTTTGCATAAAGGATCTGCGGCATTGGGAATTAATCCAGCCACTGATTTAATgtaa